The Lewinellaceae bacterium genome includes a region encoding these proteins:
- a CDS encoding gliding motility-associated C-terminal domain-containing protein → MNRTIFFLLFLGLFSISNDVRAQICGGNLGENIFTDGDFGSGTANMPASNPMIAPGYIYTTNPPPSDGYYTLSNNLAAWPGLYSAWLGIGDNSTDPFGYMMVINASFQPGLFYEQEVDGLCDNTLYVFRADVINLIKTGTPNHIDPNVSFLIDGVEFFTTGNIPKNQQWQTYGFTFTTAPGQTSVVLSLKNNAPGGNGNDLALDNIEFRPCGPEALVLPVEIENICEDGSPIDLDATVIGDQYDTPAFQWQQSFDEGITWQNIPGANNPVYTHSQLSSGYYYYRYLLANGPGNLSNSKCRVVSNVKIVYVVPKFYEIRDTLCEGLSFTLNGHSYTQTGVYVDSLVSSIGCDSILTLDLTIVPDPGIVAEVVVQNPGCIQTTDGSLLIQNVLNGVSPLSYYFQGAPTGLTFFESLIAGSYTIGIEDRYGCTYEEEFSLQPPTEFFVDAGSDVFVELGELVTIHPVTNTGLESFYWSPDPMMCDPECWDLAWYPKASTDLVLNAVSEDGCVASDTVHVGVIGNRKVYIPNVFSPNADGVNDYFAVFGPEPHLQSVQKMMVFDRWGALVFEQKDFAPNRESSGWDGRVNGDTAPVGVYTYLVEIRFYDDRVLEYSGDVMLVK, encoded by the coding sequence GTGAATAGAACAATTTTTTTCCTGCTTTTTCTTGGTCTTTTTTCTATTTCAAATGATGTGAGGGCCCAGATATGCGGGGGCAATCTCGGCGAAAACATATTTACAGACGGAGACTTCGGATCAGGAACGGCCAATATGCCGGCCTCCAACCCGATGATCGCACCGGGGTATATTTATACCACCAATCCGCCGCCTTCGGACGGGTATTATACGCTCAGTAATAACCTGGCCGCCTGGCCGGGACTCTACAGTGCCTGGCTGGGTATTGGCGACAACAGTACAGATCCATTCGGATATATGATGGTGATCAATGCAAGCTTTCAACCCGGGTTGTTTTATGAGCAGGAAGTGGATGGATTGTGCGACAATACCTTGTATGTTTTTAGGGCCGATGTGATCAACCTGATCAAAACCGGGACGCCCAATCATATTGATCCCAATGTCTCTTTTTTGATTGATGGGGTTGAATTTTTCACCACGGGCAATATTCCGAAAAATCAGCAATGGCAGACTTACGGGTTTACGTTTACCACCGCTCCCGGACAAACTTCGGTTGTTTTATCGCTGAAAAATAATGCCCCCGGAGGCAATGGTAATGATCTGGCATTGGATAACATCGAGTTTCGCCCATGTGGGCCCGAGGCGCTGGTTCTGCCGGTTGAAATAGAAAATATTTGTGAAGATGGTTCGCCGATAGATTTGGATGCTACGGTCATCGGGGATCAATACGATACTCCCGCTTTTCAGTGGCAGCAAAGTTTTGATGAAGGGATTACCTGGCAGAATATACCCGGCGCCAACAATCCCGTTTATACCCATAGCCAGCTATCTTCAGGTTATTATTACTATCGCTATCTGTTGGCCAATGGGCCCGGAAATTTGTCGAATTCGAAATGCCGGGTGGTTTCCAATGTGAAAATCGTTTACGTGGTGCCCAAATTTTACGAAATAAGGGATACGTTATGCGAGGGACTCTCCTTTACACTCAATGGCCATAGTTATACCCAAACAGGGGTTTATGTGGACAGTTTGGTGTCCTCCATCGGCTGTGACAGTATCCTGACCCTGGATCTTACCATAGTCCCTGATCCGGGTATCGTGGCGGAAGTGGTTGTCCAGAACCCGGGTTGTATTCAAACGACTGACGGAAGCCTGTTGATCCAAAATGTATTGAATGGCGTTTCTCCTCTTTCCTATTATTTCCAGGGGGCTCCGACCGGTTTGACCTTTTTTGAATCCCTCATAGCCGGGTCGTACACGATCGGTATCGAAGACCGGTACGGGTGTACTTATGAGGAGGAATTTTCTTTGCAACCTCCTACGGAATTTTTTGTGGATGCGGGCAGTGATGTTTTTGTTGAACTGGGGGAGTTGGTTACCATTCATCCGGTTACCAATACCGGGCTGGAAAGTTTTTACTGGTCGCCGGATCCGATGATGTGCGATCCTGAATGCTGGGATCTGGCGTGGTATCCAAAAGCCTCAACGGATCTTGTGCTCAATGCCGTTTCTGAAGACGGATGTGTGGCCTCGGATACGGTTCATGTAGGTGTTATCGGGAACCGGAAAGTATATATTCCCAATGTGTTTTCTCCGAATGCAGATGGTGTCAATGATTATTTTGCAGTATTCGGACCGGAACCACACCTCCAGAGTGTTCAAAAAATGATGGTTTTTGACCGTTGGGGGGCGCTCGTTTTTGAGCAGAAGGATTTTGCCCCTAACCGGGAGTCTTCAGGCTGGGACGGGCGTGTCAATGGCGATACTGCTCCGGTAGGGGTATACACTTATCTGGTTGAGATCCGTTTTTATGATGACCGGGTGTTGGAGTATTCCGGAGATGTGATGCTGGTGAAATGA
- a CDS encoding cellulase family glycosylhydrolase — translation MKTDGQKVIDTEGNPIILKGTNLGNWLVPEGYMFKMGQVNAPRKIDELLYELIGPDSLKAFWDQYLENYITYEDIKYLKRIGCNHIRLPFHYKLFTDDLYMGSRNSGFKYFDRIVDWCKQENLYVLFDMHCAPGGQTGDNIDDSYGYPYLLKSQSSQDLMSEVWLKIADRYKNEPIVLGYDLINEPAAHYFNDEMDFFNEQLFLLYQRIIKEVREVDPNHIIFLNGSVWSGNFDVFKEMMGDNIVYEFHKYWFPVKKEAIQKYLDFRETNQVPVYIGETGENSDQWVSDFRTLLDEYEVPWCFWPYKKMNNTAGIMNFEEPEHYHLITEYAASDRSSYAKVRENRPDPKKVQAALNDFLEGALYNNNFQNEGYIKGLGLKPE, via the coding sequence ATGAAAACCGATGGCCAAAAAGTGATCGACACCGAAGGCAATCCAATTATCCTGAAAGGGACCAATCTCGGCAACTGGCTCGTGCCGGAAGGTTATATGTTTAAAATGGGCCAGGTGAATGCGCCGCGTAAAATTGATGAATTGTTGTACGAACTCATTGGCCCGGACAGTCTGAAAGCCTTCTGGGATCAGTACCTGGAGAATTACATCACTTACGAGGACATCAAATACCTGAAACGCATCGGGTGTAATCACATCAGGCTGCCTTTCCATTATAAATTGTTCACCGATGACCTTTATATGGGATCGAGGAATTCCGGCTTCAAATACTTTGACCGGATCGTGGATTGGTGCAAACAGGAAAACCTTTATGTCTTATTCGATATGCATTGTGCCCCAGGAGGGCAAACCGGGGATAACATTGACGACAGTTACGGTTACCCTTACCTTTTAAAAAGCCAGTCTTCCCAGGATTTGATGAGTGAGGTTTGGTTAAAAATTGCTGACCGGTACAAAAACGAACCCATTGTCTTGGGGTATGATCTGATCAATGAACCGGCCGCCCATTATTTTAACGATGAAATGGATTTTTTTAATGAACAACTTTTTTTACTTTACCAACGAATCATTAAAGAAGTGCGCGAAGTAGATCCGAATCACATCATATTTCTCAACGGTTCGGTCTGGAGTGGTAATTTTGATGTTTTCAAAGAAATGATGGGCGATAATATCGTTTATGAATTTCACAAATACTGGTTTCCTGTGAAAAAGGAAGCCATTCAGAAGTACCTGGATTTCAGGGAAACGAACCAGGTTCCCGTTTACATTGGGGAAACGGGTGAAAACAGCGATCAATGGGTCAGTGATTTCAGAACCTTACTGGACGAATACGAGGTGCCCTGGTGTTTCTGGCCGTATAAAAAAATGAACAATACCGCCGGGATCATGAATTTTGAAGAGCCGGAACATTATCATTTGATCACCGAATACGCAGCAAGTGACCGGAGTTCCTATGCAAAAGTCCGGGAAAACAGGCCCGACCCTAAAAAAGTACAGGCGGCACTGAATGATTTTCTGGAAGGAGCACTTTACAACAATAATTTTCAAAATGAAGGTTATATTAAAGGGCTGGGCTTAAAACCGGAATAA
- the nhaC gene encoding Na+/H+ antiporter NhaC has product MPHTKHQVSFTAAILPVLFLLFLIIYGVVLRPQLWGQGDLPLEMIFLLAASFAIGELLILKVPWITIQNAISDKLAKAFPAILILFCIGLIIGSWIISGTIPMLIFYGIKWINPNFIYVLAFLILIIFSLLTGTSWGSIGTVGVVVLGVAVAKDADLGITAGAIIGGAFFGDKLSPLSDTTNMAAMATDVDLYDHIRSMMYTTLPSAILAATIFLIMGWVFPPLVTDGNNPEVQATLDNIAQLFHFNLLLLLPPVFVLIGSFRKWPTLPTLIGCSLLAAVLALVFQGFSLDQVITTLLHGFDMDMTPYAETMPPTIHELFERGGLYALINAIVFALFVFVFIGVLDIIDTMPRLVHKLFGFANTRTKTILSSLVATGMTNALTSNQYATSFIIGDAFKHKYDELKIERKVLSRSIEDYGTMLESALPWTASTIFATTALGISYASYAPWHLMSIINLIIAPTIAILGIGCFYEKGKKIDRD; this is encoded by the coding sequence ATGCCGCATACTAAACACCAGGTAAGCTTTACCGCCGCTATTTTACCCGTTTTATTTTTGTTGTTTTTGATCATTTACGGAGTGGTTTTGCGTCCCCAGCTTTGGGGACAGGGTGATCTTCCGCTGGAAATGATCTTTTTGCTGGCCGCCAGTTTTGCGATTGGAGAATTGCTGATCCTCAAAGTGCCATGGATCACCATTCAAAATGCTATTTCCGATAAACTGGCCAAGGCTTTTCCTGCTATTTTGATCCTCTTTTGTATTGGTCTGATCATTGGTTCATGGATTATTTCGGGCACCATTCCCATGCTCATTTTTTATGGCATCAAATGGATCAACCCCAATTTTATTTATGTGCTGGCCTTTTTGATCCTGATCATTTTTTCGCTGTTGACGGGAACCTCATGGGGATCTATCGGGACGGTGGGTGTGGTGGTCCTGGGTGTTGCCGTGGCTAAGGATGCGGATTTGGGCATCACCGCCGGAGCCATTATCGGGGGAGCCTTTTTTGGGGATAAATTGTCTCCCTTGTCAGACACCACCAATATGGCGGCCATGGCCACCGATGTGGATCTTTATGACCACATCCGTTCCATGATGTACACCACCTTGCCGTCGGCGATTCTCGCGGCCACCATTTTTCTGATCATGGGATGGGTTTTCCCTCCGTTGGTGACAGACGGAAACAATCCTGAGGTGCAGGCTACTTTGGATAACATAGCACAATTGTTCCATTTTAACCTGCTGTTGCTGCTGCCTCCTGTTTTTGTGCTGATAGGCTCCTTTCGGAAATGGCCCACTTTGCCCACTTTGATCGGATGTTCCCTGCTCGCAGCGGTGTTGGCGCTGGTCTTCCAGGGATTTTCCCTTGACCAGGTGATTACCACACTTTTGCATGGCTTCGATATGGATATGACGCCCTATGCTGAAACCATGCCTCCTACCATCCACGAACTGTTTGAAAGGGGAGGATTGTACGCCCTCATCAACGCCATCGTTTTTGCCCTTTTTGTTTTCGTTTTTATCGGAGTGCTGGATATCATTGATACCATGCCTCGGCTGGTGCACAAGCTTTTTGGGTTTGCGAATACGAGAACCAAAACAATATTGAGTTCATTGGTGGCCACCGGCATGACCAATGCCCTCACCTCCAACCAATACGCCACCAGTTTTATCATTGGGGATGCCTTTAAGCACAAGTACGATGAGCTAAAGATAGAACGGAAGGTGCTTTCCCGCTCCATCGAGGATTATGGCACCATGCTGGAAAGTGCGTTGCCCTGGACAGCGAGTACCATTTTTGCCACCACGGCACTTGGTATTTCGTATGCTTCCTATGCGCCCTGGCACCTGATGTCCATCATCAATCTGATCATCGCGCCGACCATAGCCATTTTGGGGATTGGTTGTTTTTATGAAAAGGGGAAAAAGATAGATAGAGATTGA
- the pulA gene encoding type I pullulanase — MTSCEQNKPDLGSFESYPTPGDVSLWPDYSPQATTFKIWSPSAENVRLHLYTSGMESEPVNTYNMDTGKNGLWAKKIDGDLNGTYYTFQVKIDGKWLEETPGIYAQAVGVNGQRAMVTDMGKTNPEGWEKDEGPTVNFPNEAIIYELHIRDLTIHPESGSSMPGKYLGMVEAGTTGPGGVATGLDHLKELGITHVHLLPTFDHYAIDESRLDSAQFNWGYDPQNYNVPEGSFSTDPFNAEVRIKEFKQMVKTFHENGIGVILDVVYNHTGRTENSNFNLEVPGYYYRHWEDGRYSNASGCGNETASERTMVRKYILESVLYWAREYHLDGFRFDLMGIHDITTMNELTAKLKEVNPNIFVYGEGWTAGDSPLPVDQRALKKNIRGMPLVSAFSDDFRDGLKGSVFEEQSTGFVNGGDSSETSVMFGIIGAIQHPQINYQQVNYSKAPWTNDPWQSISYVSCHDNQTLYDKLKASRKDASEATLVSMAKLANAVLLTSQGVPFLHAGAEMLRTKNGEHNSYNLPDIINQINWNWKVTHADMVDYYKNLIQLRKLHPAFRMTSAEDVRNHLEFKRVEKGLISYQIKNHANGDPWKNIYVIFNARSEAVNYEVEGSWHFGARADFFDLSGEETAKGHIEIPPISMVVLFQK; from the coding sequence ATGACATCCTGCGAGCAAAATAAACCTGACTTAGGCTCTTTTGAATCCTACCCTACCCCGGGCGATGTAAGCCTGTGGCCGGACTATAGCCCACAAGCCACGACATTTAAAATATGGTCTCCCTCTGCTGAAAACGTCCGGCTGCATTTGTATACAAGCGGCATGGAAAGCGAACCTGTCAATACCTACAACATGGATACCGGAAAAAATGGGCTGTGGGCCAAAAAAATAGACGGCGATTTAAACGGCACCTATTATACTTTCCAGGTAAAAATCGATGGCAAATGGCTGGAAGAAACCCCAGGCATTTACGCGCAAGCCGTAGGGGTTAACGGGCAAAGGGCCATGGTCACGGATATGGGAAAAACCAACCCCGAAGGTTGGGAAAAGGATGAAGGCCCTACCGTGAATTTTCCGAATGAAGCCATCATTTACGAATTGCACATCAGGGATCTCACCATCCATCCCGAATCCGGATCGAGTATGCCCGGCAAATATTTGGGCATGGTTGAAGCCGGCACCACCGGACCGGGAGGCGTCGCTACTGGACTGGATCACCTCAAGGAATTGGGCATCACCCATGTGCATTTGTTACCCACCTTTGACCATTATGCCATTGACGAAAGCAGGCTGGACAGCGCCCAGTTCAACTGGGGCTACGATCCGCAAAATTACAATGTACCTGAAGGATCATTTTCGACTGATCCCTTCAATGCTGAAGTGAGGATCAAGGAATTCAAACAAATGGTAAAAACCTTCCATGAAAATGGCATCGGCGTGATCCTGGATGTGGTTTACAACCATACCGGCAGGACGGAAAATTCTAATTTCAACCTGGAAGTGCCGGGGTATTATTACCGGCATTGGGAAGATGGCCGTTATTCAAACGCCTCGGGTTGTGGCAACGAAACCGCTTCAGAAAGAACCATGGTGAGGAAATACATTTTAGAATCGGTCCTCTATTGGGCCAGGGAATACCATCTCGATGGTTTCCGCTTCGACCTGATGGGGATTCACGACATAACGACCATGAATGAGCTGACTGCAAAGCTTAAGGAAGTGAATCCCAATATATTCGTTTATGGCGAAGGATGGACTGCCGGCGACTCCCCATTACCCGTTGATCAACGCGCCCTGAAAAAAAATATACGGGGAATGCCCCTCGTGTCAGCTTTTAGTGATGATTTCCGCGATGGGCTGAAAGGCTCTGTTTTCGAGGAACAAAGTACCGGTTTTGTCAATGGTGGGGACAGCAGCGAAACCTCTGTAATGTTTGGCATAATCGGCGCTATCCAGCACCCCCAGATCAATTACCAGCAAGTGAATTATTCAAAAGCTCCATGGACGAATGACCCCTGGCAGTCCATCTCCTATGTTTCCTGTCACGACAATCAGACCCTTTACGATAAACTTAAAGCATCCAGGAAAGATGCAAGTGAAGCCACATTAGTCTCTATGGCAAAATTGGCCAATGCCGTGTTATTGACTTCACAGGGCGTTCCTTTCCTGCACGCAGGGGCTGAGATGTTACGCACCAAAAATGGAGAACATAACTCCTATAACCTGCCGGATATTATCAACCAAATTAACTGGAACTGGAAGGTGACCCACGCGGATATGGTTGACTATTATAAAAACCTGATCCAATTGAGGAAGTTACACCCTGCTTTCAGGATGACTTCCGCTGAAGACGTCAGAAATCACCTGGAATTCAAACGGGTGGAAAAGGGCCTGATCAGCTACCAGATAAAAAACCACGCCAATGGCGATCCCTGGAAAAATATTTACGTTATTTTCAATGCCCGGAGCGAGGCTGTTAATTATGAAGTGGAAGGTTCCTGGCATTTTGGGGCCCGGGCTGATTTCTTTGATTTAAGCGGCGAGGAAACCGCCAAAGGTCATATCGAAATACCTCCAATTTCAATGGTCGTCCTGTTTCAAAAATAA
- a CDS encoding aminotransferase class I/II-fold pyridoxal phosphate-dependent enzyme translates to MKQKHIETLLSHYAEDRERYRGAVVPPIFQNSLFTHPDWESIDAAFDDRVDSLIYSRGHNPTVRMVEQKLAAISGAERALLFPSGMAAISAVVMHCLEKDAHVITIKNIYGPANNLLNTYLPDKMGIEVTQVSGEMVEEFEQAIRPNTRLIYLESPSSAVFSLQDIRAVAALAKKHGIKTAIDNSWASPMFQRPLEMGIDLEIHSISKYIGGHSDLVGGCVMGSEKDIKDIFVREFELLGAKTAPFEAWLVLRSLRTLPIRMRQHQENAMAVAAFLENHPKIALVRYPGLESFPQRDLALKQMSGFTGLMGFRLATENLEQIKAFFNSLEIFRIGVSWGGHESLIYAPAISYLKELKPEQFEAMGISLGDMRISVGLEHKEDLIADLEQALGRV, encoded by the coding sequence ATGAAACAAAAACATATCGAAACACTGCTCAGTCACTACGCCGAAGACCGGGAACGCTACCGGGGAGCTGTCGTGCCGCCCATTTTTCAAAACAGCCTGTTTACCCATCCGGACTGGGAAAGCATCGATGCCGCTTTTGATGACCGGGTGGACAGCCTGATCTATTCGCGAGGGCACAACCCGACGGTGCGTATGGTGGAGCAAAAACTGGCTGCGATTTCGGGAGCGGAACGGGCTTTATTGTTTCCTTCCGGCATGGCTGCGATCTCGGCGGTGGTGATGCATTGTCTGGAAAAAGATGCGCATGTCATTACCATTAAGAATATTTATGGTCCTGCCAACAATCTTTTAAATACGTATCTGCCGGATAAGATGGGGATAGAAGTCACCCAGGTGAGCGGGGAAATGGTGGAAGAATTTGAGCAGGCCATCCGCCCCAATACCCGGTTGATCTACCTGGAGAGCCCTTCTTCTGCCGTATTCAGTTTACAGGACATCAGGGCCGTGGCAGCATTGGCTAAGAAACACGGCATCAAAACCGCCATTGATAACAGCTGGGCCAGCCCCATGTTCCAAAGGCCGCTGGAAATGGGCATTGACCTGGAGATCCATTCGATTTCCAAATACATCGGCGGGCACAGCGACCTCGTAGGCGGATGTGTGATGGGCAGCGAAAAAGACATCAAGGATATTTTTGTCAGAGAATTTGAACTGCTTGGCGCGAAAACGGCACCATTTGAAGCCTGGCTGGTTTTAAGAAGTTTGAGAACCCTCCCGATCCGTATGCGCCAGCACCAGGAAAACGCTATGGCCGTGGCTGCCTTCCTGGAAAATCATCCCAAAATAGCTTTGGTGCGGTACCCGGGCCTGGAAAGTTTTCCACAGCGCGATTTGGCTTTGAAACAAATGAGTGGTTTCACCGGCCTGATGGGATTCCGGCTGGCGACCGAAAACCTGGAGCAAATCAAAGCTTTTTTCAACAGCCTGGAGATCTTCCGCATCGGCGTGAGCTGGGGCGGCCATGAAAGTCTTATTTACGCTCCGGCCATCAGTTACCTGAAAGAGCTAAAACCGGAGCAATTTGAAGCCATGGGCATTTCACTCGGGGATATGCGGATATCGGTGGGGTTGGAGCACAAGGAGGATCTGATTGCGGATTTGGAGCAGGCGTTGGGGAGGGTTTGA
- a CDS encoding gliding motility-associated C-terminal domain-containing protein, with product MKNFVLNAFLLFLSLISVQATAQEICDNAIDDDGDGLIDLNDDDCTCNSLLPSSLIPNPSFEEMTCCPTANAMLNCAVDWIQASAPTTDYVHTCGGYLGNTSIPAYAPLPFPDGDGGVGFRDGQAQVGTNFKEYVGACLTQPMEAGVTYRLDFFVGFRDNVPGSQGFKIAVFAATNCNELPFGGNNNTVGCPANTGNYVQLGETYVSGSNEWVNVVFEFTADQPYEVIVLGPSCSANPYYYLDPYFFLDRLTLAESTAFGTPFESITGSICNNNLLLQVAEEAGNSYQWYQDGIAMIGETNPALLLTSINNTEGTYLVVITTPDGCFLSREYDLRIPPYYGTETASICETEFYLWGTDTLTQAGVYETLFEATDGCDSIAQLMLEVRENSYAIVRDTFCAGEPYSFYDIATTEEGTYQTTLINAAGCDSIITLELTGIGTGAGVQLPDFLLLDLGKSIDLQPDYYDPIFDLFTWYDNHGNILSNTLTLPMYQPTKSTTVYFQASNNIGCSDVDSVIVRVIPDYSLYIPNVFSPDNNGINDFFTCYAPISLEKIISFSVFDRWGNLVFFEDQISGAGLYKGWDGTFNGASAPQGVYAYMIRALFLNGTEKVFSGDVTLLR from the coding sequence ATGAAAAATTTTGTCCTCAATGCCTTTTTGCTTTTCCTAAGTCTGATCTCTGTCCAGGCCACTGCACAGGAAATTTGCGACAACGCCATCGATGATGACGGGGACGGCCTGATCGACCTGAATGATGATGATTGTACCTGCAACTCCCTCCTGCCCTCTTCCCTGATCCCCAACCCTTCATTTGAAGAAATGACCTGCTGCCCGACCGCCAACGCCATGCTGAATTGTGCCGTTGACTGGATACAGGCTTCTGCACCGACTACAGATTACGTTCATACCTGTGGCGGATATTTGGGCAATACGAGTATCCCTGCTTATGCCCCACTACCCTTTCCCGATGGCGACGGAGGGGTGGGATTCAGGGACGGACAAGCCCAGGTGGGAACCAATTTCAAGGAATACGTAGGAGCTTGTCTCACCCAACCCATGGAAGCAGGCGTAACATACCGGCTGGATTTTTTTGTAGGTTTCAGGGATAATGTTCCGGGAAGTCAGGGATTCAAAATCGCTGTTTTCGCGGCGACAAATTGCAATGAATTGCCCTTTGGTGGCAACAATAACACCGTCGGGTGTCCGGCCAACACAGGAAATTATGTCCAGCTCGGAGAAACTTATGTCAGTGGCTCCAACGAATGGGTGAATGTGGTTTTTGAATTTACCGCCGATCAGCCTTACGAAGTGATCGTGCTGGGGCCAAGCTGTTCGGCCAATCCCTATTATTACCTCGATCCTTATTTTTTCCTGGACCGGCTTACCCTTGCGGAATCAACAGCCTTCGGAACCCCGTTCGAATCGATCACAGGAAGCATTTGCAACAATAACCTCCTCCTTCAGGTAGCTGAAGAAGCCGGCAATTCATATCAGTGGTACCAGGACGGCATAGCCATGATCGGGGAAACCAATCCTGCTTTGTTGCTTACCTCCATAAACAATACCGAGGGGACTTACCTGGTGGTCATCACCACTCCGGACGGGTGTTTTCTCTCCCGTGAATATGACCTTCGTATTCCTCCTTATTACGGCACAGAGACAGCCAGCATTTGCGAAACGGAATTTTACCTTTGGGGAACGGACACCCTCACCCAGGCCGGTGTTTATGAAACCCTGTTCGAAGCGACCGATGGGTGTGATTCCATTGCCCAACTGATGCTGGAGGTCAGGGAAAACAGCTATGCCATCGTTCGCGACACTTTTTGTGCAGGAGAGCCCTATTCCTTTTATGACATTGCCACCACGGAAGAAGGCACCTATCAAACGACCCTCATCAATGCGGCAGGTTGTGACAGCATCATCACGCTGGAACTCACAGGAATAGGAACAGGAGCCGGCGTTCAATTGCCGGACTTTCTTTTATTGGACCTTGGCAAAAGCATTGATCTGCAGCCCGATTATTACGATCCCATTTTTGACCTTTTTACCTGGTATGATAATCATGGGAATATCCTCAGCAATACCCTGACCCTTCCCATGTACCAGCCCACAAAATCGACTACAGTATATTTCCAGGCAAGCAACAATATCGGATGCAGTGATGTGGATTCGGTCATCGTCAGGGTCATTCCCGATTACAGCCTGTATATTCCCAACGTTTTTTCGCCCGACAATAATGGCATCAACGACTTTTTTACCTGTTATGCCCCCATTTCCCTTGAAAAGATCATTTCGTTTTCCGTTTTCGACCGATGGGGAAATCTCGTATTTTTTGAAGACCAGATTTCAGGCGCCGGACTTTACAAAGGATGGGACGGCACCTTCAACGGAGCCTCCGCCCCACAGGGAGTATATGCCTATATGATCCGGGCTTTATTTTTGAATGGGACCGAAAAAGTTTTTTCAGGTGACGTGACATTACTACGTTAG
- a CDS encoding glycoside hydrolase family 30 protein — MKINFIVLGTLLALSGCTTPQPEPEPVKASFSVEGKEATIYTTSETPNLRLAVSGKAAFAAAEQPLETEVGIFVNPEKKFQTFLGIGGALTDASAEVFAALPEDKQAELLKAYYDKEEGIGYSLARTTIHSCDFSKESYTYVSDEDKALGTFNIDHDKTYRIPLIKKVMEAAGGAIPLYVSPWSPPAFMKTNNNMLQGGKLLSEYSDAWALYYTKFIKAYEAEGIPIWGLTIQNEPMATQRWESCIYTAEEERDFLKNHLGPTLEKEGLGDKKIIVWDHNRDLINHRANTILEDPEAAKYVWGVGFHWYETWTGSDPMFTNLDNVKESFPDKNLIFTEGCNESFDPSRYQYFPNAERYGRSMINDFNQGTVAWTDWNILLDETGGPNHVLNLCFAPVHADLPTGTLVYTPSYYYIGHFSKFIRPGAKRVSTVCSRSHLLSTSFLNEDGSMATVVMNHTDNAINYKLYIGTKAIEQTIFPHAMQTLVY; from the coding sequence ATGAAAATCAATTTTATCGTTCTAGGCACCCTTCTGGCCTTATCGGGATGTACAACACCACAACCGGAGCCGGAGCCTGTTAAGGCGTCATTCTCTGTTGAAGGGAAAGAAGCGACCATCTACACCACTTCAGAAACCCCGAATTTAAGACTGGCCGTTTCCGGCAAGGCCGCCTTCGCAGCCGCGGAGCAACCCCTTGAAACAGAGGTTGGCATTTTTGTAAATCCCGAAAAAAAATTCCAGACATTCCTCGGTATTGGCGGGGCACTGACCGACGCTTCCGCAGAAGTCTTCGCCGCCCTTCCGGAAGACAAACAGGCAGAATTGTTAAAAGCCTACTACGATAAAGAAGAGGGCATCGGCTACAGCCTGGCCAGAACCACCATCCACAGCTGTGATTTCAGCAAGGAAAGTTATACTTATGTTTCGGACGAAGACAAAGCTTTGGGGACTTTCAATATTGACCACGACAAAACCTACCGCATTCCGTTGATCAAAAAGGTCATGGAAGCAGCCGGCGGTGCGATACCGCTTTATGTCAGTCCGTGGAGTCCGCCAGCTTTCATGAAAACCAATAACAACATGCTCCAGGGGGGAAAACTGCTGTCTGAATATTCTGATGCCTGGGCACTCTATTACACTAAATTTATTAAAGCCTATGAAGCCGAAGGCATTCCCATCTGGGGCCTCACCATCCAAAACGAACCCATGGCCACCCAAAGGTGGGAATCCTGCATTTATACCGCTGAAGAAGAAAGGGATTTCCTAAAAAACCACCTCGGCCCTACCCTGGAAAAAGAAGGACTCGGAGACAAAAAAATAATCGTCTGGGATCACAACCGGGATTTGATCAACCACCGCGCCAACACCATCCTGGAAGATCCTGAAGCTGCAAAATACGTCTGGGGTGTCGGTTTCCACTGGTATGAAACCTGGACCGGCAGCGACCCTATGTTTACCAACCTGGACAACGTAAAAGAATCATTCCCTGACAAAAATCTCATTTTCACAGAAGGCTGTAATGAAAGTTTTGACCCCTCCAGATACCAGTACTTTCCGAATGCGGAACGGTACGGCCGCTCCATGATCAACGATTTTAACCAGGGAACGGTAGCCTGGACCGACTGGAATATCCTGCTCGACGAAACAGGCGGGCCAAACCATGTGTTGAATTTATGTTTCGCGCCGGTCCATGCAGACCTGCCCACCGGCACGCTCGTTTACACGCCCTCTTATTATTATATCGGGCATTTCTCAAAATTCATCAGGCCTGGTGCCAAAAGAGTCAGCACTGTTTGCAGCAGAAGCCACCTGTTATCGACTTCCTTTTTGAATGAAGACGGTTCGATGGCGACAGTAGTCATGAATCACACCGACAACGCCATCAATTACAAACTGTACATTGGCACGAAAGCCATTGAACAGACGATCTTTCCGCATGCCATGCAGACATTGGTGTATTAG